The region TTGATGCCGCTATTTCTACAAGAGCCAACTTTTTACATAACGGCGGAGGTCTTGGATTAAACCTAGAAGGTCAAGGAATGACAATCCATGTTTGGGATTTTGGTTTGCCAAGACTAACCCATCAGGAATATGACGGTATTGGAGGTGAAGATAGAGTTTCTATTGGGGATGGAACCGCAGGGTTAGGTGATCATGCCGGACATGTAATGGGAACTATTATTTCTTCTGGTTTTGATCCTGCTGCAAAAGGAATGGCACCGCAAGCAAAAGGTGTAGCTTTTCGGTATCAGCAAGATGCTGCAAAAGCTGCTGATGCTGCGGCAGATGGGATGTTAATATCCAACCATTCTTATGGTTTAGTGGTTAGAGATGATAACGATGAGCCTTCGCTACCAGCCTACTATTTTGGTTCATATATTAACAGCTCTAGAGATTGGGATGCTATTATGTACAATGCACCGTATTACTTGATGGTTACTTCTGCAGGAAACAATGGAGCTGACAATTCTGCAAATTTAGAACCTTTAGAAGGAAATGCCCCTTATGATAAATTAACAGGTATTGCAACTTCAAAAAATAATTTAGTGATTGCGAATGGAACGGATGCCGAAATAAATGAAGATGGAAGTTTAAATTCAGTAAATAGAAGCGCTTCTAGTTCTGAAGGTCCGACGGATGATTTAAGAATTAAACCAGACCTTATGGGCAATGGAGTGTTAGTATATTCTACTTTAACAACAGCTGATGATGATTATGCCTCTTATAGCGGAACCTCAATGGCTTCCCCAAATGTAGCGGGTTCTTTATTGTTATTGCAACAATATTATAATGAAACGTATGGTAATTTTATGAGAGCGGCTACTTTAAAAGGACTGGCTTTGCATACAGCCGATGATGTAGATATCGTTGGGCCCGATGCAAATACAGGTTGGGGATTGATGAATACCAAAGTTGCTGCGGAAACAATTACTGCAAATGGTTTTGAATCTTGGATTTCTGAAGAGGTTTTAAAAAATGGAGATACTTTTTCTATCAAGGTGAAATCAGATGGTTTAAGTCCTTTATTGGCATCTATTTCTTGGACAGACAAACCTGGAGTTTCGATTCAAGATAATATTACTATTGAACCAAATGACCCAACTCCTGCTTTGATTAATGATTTGGATATTAAAGTTACTCGAGAAACCGATGAGTTTAAACCCTGGAGACTTACAGGAGTGGATAGTAATGAAAAAGGAGATAATTTAGTAGACCCTTATGAAAGAGTAGATATCATGAATCCTTCTGCCGGTGAATATACCATTACAGTTACTCATAAAGGAACTTTAGAAGAAGATCAAAGGTTTTCTTTAATTGTTACCGGTATTTCAGGAGAGTTCACTTTTGTAGCCGATAGTTCAGAGAAAACATTTTGCTCAGATACAGATGCTGTTTTTAACTTTGAATATATTCCTGCTGTTGAAGGAACTACACAATTTACAGCCACAGGTGCTCACGAAGCAATGACGATGTCTTTTTCTGAAAATTCATTAAGTGCTGCTGGAAATTTTGACATCACTTTTGGAAATTTAATCAATGTTCCAGCAGGTACGTATGAAATTGAAATAACGGGGGATAACGGAAGTGAAACGCAAATAAGAAAAGTTAGATTCGAGGTGTATCATTCAAGTTTTGATAGGAATCCGTCTGAATTAGAATTTCCTGCGAACGGCCAAAAAGCACTAGCTGCAAAAGTATCATTACTTTGGAAAGAGAATTTAAATGCAGAAAATTATAGCGTAGAATTATCGGATTCACCTAGTTTTAATAATATTCTATTTACAGAAGAGGTTACAACTTTAACCATAGATATAGAGGATTTACAACTCAATTCTGTATATTATTGGCGAGTAAAACCAAAAAACAGCTGTGCTGATGGCGCATACTCGCCCGTTTTTAGCTTCCAAACGGGAGTTATAGATTGTGAAAACACCTTTACCGCCACAGATTTATCTGAGGCTATTATAGATCCGCTAGTTGCAAATGCTAGTGCTATCGCTACTATTAATGTTTCAGAAGAATTAACTGTAAATAACATTATTTTTACTACAGATATTTCGCATACAAGTGTTAAAGAGTTAACCATTACCATACAAGATCCTAATGGTAATAATGTGGTTGTTTTATCAAATTCAAATCCATGCTTAGCAGGTATTGCCGACATCAGCAACGCAACTTTTAGTGATGATGGAGAGACTTTATTTTGTGGTTTTTCAGCACCTGCCATTAGAGGAACCATTAAACCAGAAAATAACATGAGTATTCCTTTTATTGGACAAAATGCTTTAGGAGAATGGAAAATTATAGTTGAGGATAATGCCGAGTTAAATGGAGGCCAAATTAATGCGGCGTCTATTACTATTTGTGCATCAGCAGAGAATACAAGTATTCCAACATTTACTTCTACAAGTGTAAGTTTAGGAGGTAGTGCAGATTATGTACTAACTCCAGCCAATATGAGTGCTTCTACAGCATCAGAAACAGAAGAACAACAAGTGTTTGTTTTGGTAGCATTAGCAAAAAAAGGAGTTCTTAAAAAAGAGGGTGTAGCGCTAACGGCTGGAGATACTTTTACACAAGCAGACATAACAGCGGGTAAAATTTCTTTTACAAAATCTGAAATAGGTTCTTTTACAGATCTATTTATAGTAGATGTGACCAATGATGCTAAAGGATGGCTACCAAACCAAACTATTAGCATTCAGGAAGGCGTTTTAAAAGTAAATGAGTTTTCGTTAAATGAAATTTCTTTATGGCCAAACCCAGTAAAAGGAATTTTAAATATAAAAATAAATAATGTGAATAATGAAGATGTAAAAATTTCTTTATTTGACTTACAAGGAAGACAAATAAGTACGTCTACAAACAAGGTTACCAACACAACATTTACAAAAGAAATAGAGACCAGAAATATTTCTTCAGGTGTTTATTTGTTAAGCATAGCACAAGGAAATAAAAAAGCCACTAAAAAGATTATTATTTCTAAATAGACGTCATAATTTTATAATTCAAAGCCAGCACCTCCATGCTGGCTTTTTTTATTTTAAAATTGGTATTATTCTAGTAATTGTTTACAATTAAAAAAGAATTAGCAGAACCTTCATTACGGTCATTTTTCTAATAAGAAGGATGCGAAAAGAAATGATTTATTACGATATTATATGTCTATAAATGGCAATAACATCAAATATTTGACCAGTTTTGGGAAGGTTCGGAAACTAAATTTTTATTTTGAAGTATAAAAAGTGTTATAACCAAAAGTTTAAATTTTAGACAAAAAATATTTAAAGAGTTATATTTGCTAACAAAATAAAAAATAGCATTATGAATTACAAATCCTTCAAGCAAATATTCCTTATTTTATTTTTAATTTCTTGTTCTATAGTTTCTCAAAGCAAACAAGAGATAGAAAAAATGACGAAAGAATATGATCTCATAAAACTAGATAATTTTAGTGAAAAATATGCTAATGATTTTTATGCTGAAAAAGAGAAAGCATTGTTAATGGCAGCCCAAAAAGGGTGGAAACTAAAGTATACAGATTCAAAAGGTTCTCATTATGGATTAATTGGAGTTACAAAACAGGGAAAACCATTGTATTATAAAACGTATAATGCAGACGCTGCTATTTCTACAAGAGCTAATTTTTTGCATAACAATGGCGGATTAGGATTAAATATTGAAGGCCAAGGAATGACAGCCCATGTTTGGGATTTTGGCATACCAAGAGAAACGCACCAAGAATATGATGGAGTAGGAGGAGAAAATAGAGTTTCTGTTGGAGACGGAACTACAGAATTAGGTGATCATGCTGCACATGTAATGGGTACCATTATTTCTTCTGGTTTTGAGTCAGCAGCAAAAGGGATGGCACCGCAAGCAAAAGGTGTTGCTTATAGTTATGAAAATGATTTGTCAACAGCAACAGCCACCGCGGCAGACGGCATGTTAATATCAAACCACTCTTATGGTTTCTCTACTAGAGATGATGATGGTAATCCTTCACTACCTGCTTTCTTTTTTGGAGGCTATATTGATGAATCTAGAAATTGGGATAACATAATGTTTAATGCTCCGTATTATTTAATGGTGGTAGCTGCAGGAAATGAAGGAAATGATGAAGGTATAAATTTAGAGCCTTTACAGGGAAATTTTCTTTTTGATAAATTAACTGGACAAGGAACTTCAAAAAATGGTTTAGTCGTAGCAAACGGACAAGATGCTGCAATAAATGCAGACGGTAGCTTAAATACAGTAGAGAGAAATAGCTCAAGTACAGAAGGACCAACCGATGATTTAAGAGTGAAGCCAGACATTATGGGTAACGGAACTGGCGTATATTCTACGTTAGAAGCAGCGGATGATGCTTATGCCTCTTATAGCGGAACCTCAATGGCTTCTCCAAATGTTGCAGGCTCTTTATTGTTATTACAACAATATTATAAGGAAAAAAATGGTACTTTTATGAAAGCTGCTACTTTAAAAGGTTTGGCTTTACATACAGCAGATGATGTTGCAGCAATAGGTCCGGATGCAGATACAGGTTGGGGGTTAATGAATACCAAAAAAGCTGCAGAAACGATTACAACTAATAATTTTCAATCTATAATTTCAGAAATAGAAATAACACAAGGTAGCACATATACATTGGTCGTAAAATCTGATGGAGTAGCACCATTATTAGCTTCAATTTCTTGGACAGATGCACCTGGAGTTGCAAATACAGGTGTTGTAAATGACGCAACACCAGTGTTGGTAAACGATATAGATATTAGAATAACAAATAACTCAGAAGATAGTTCAGAGATATTTATGCCTTGGAAACTCACCTCTGTAGTTACAAATGAAAAAGGAGACAATATAGTAGATCCTTATGAAAAAGTAGAGATTCAAAATGCATTGGGAGAGTATACAATTACCATTAGTCATAAAGGAACTTTAGCAGGAGAATCTCAAAATGTATCCTTAATTGTTACCGGTGTTACTTCAGGAATAGGTTTATTTACAAGTGAAAATGCTAAAACATCCTGCGGAAATACAACCTCTTTTGATTTGAATTATGTGGAAACCATCGGAGGAACAACAACTTTTTCTGTTGAAGGGCAACCTACAAATGCTACTGTAAATTTATCAGACACTTCTTTAAGTGCAGATGGAGCGCTTACAGTAACTTTTGGAAACTTAGATAACGTGTTACCCGGATCTTACCCAATAAATATTACTGGAAAAAATGGAAATGAAATCACCACAACCCCCATTGAATTAAATGTAATAGAATACAAGTTTTCAGGCGAAGAAGTTGTGCCCGCATACCCCGAAAATGGTTTAACAGGAATTACTACATCAAAAGTTAATTTGTCTTGGGAAAAGTACACTAATGCAAAAACTTACCTCGTAGAGGTTTCAGAAAGTCCTACGTTTAACAGCATTTCATTTTCTGAAAATAGCGACGATTTACAGTTTTCAATTGAAGGCTTGCAAAGTGAAACCGTGTATTATTGGAGAATAAAACCTGAAAACACTTGTATTTCTGGGGATTATTCCTCTATAAATAGTTTTCAAACAGGCATAAGTGAATGCCCAAACACATATGTGGCTACAGATTTTTCTATGGCAAAAATAGACACCATAGCAGGGTCTAGAGCCTTTGTTCCTATAAATGTAACAGATACTATGTTTATTGATAAAATTTTAGTGACAACAGATATTAATCACAGTTATGTGCAAGATATAATTATTTCATTAGAAGGACCAGAAAGTATAGGCAGTACCCAAGTTGTTTTATTACAAAATCCTTGTGGTGAAATAGCCAATATTAGTAATGTTACTTTTGATGATGATGCAAACCCCTTAAATTGCAATAACATAGCACCTGCAATTTCTGGACCTGTTAAGCCAATAAATAATATGAGCGCGCCTTATACTGGTAAAAATGCTTTAGGAGAGTGGAAATTAATCGTTGACGATGGCTGGGATTTAGATGGAGGACAGATAAATGCTGCAAGTATATCGATATGTACGGTACAAAAAAATACAAATATTCCGTCATTAGCGCTTTCAGATATTATTGTTGATAAAAACTCTACCTATACAATTACTAGTAGCGATATAAGTGCTTCAACAACGGATGATGTTGCTACAAATCAAATATTTACGTTAGTAAGTTTGCCTACAAAAGGCTATTTAGAAATTAGAGGTGTTCAATTATCTCTGGGAGATCAATTTGATCAACATAAAATAAATGCAGGATTTATAAACTATGTAAACACGCAAACTGATTCTTTTAGTGATGAATTTAAAGTTGATGTAACAAACAGTTCAAAAGGATGGTTGCCTAATAAAACCATCAACATAAGAGAAGCTACGTTAAGCCTAGAAAAAAATGTTTTAGAAGAAATTTCTTTATGGCCAAACCCAACAAAAGGAATTTTAAATATAAAAATTAATAATGTGAATAACGAAGATGTAAAAATCTCTTTATTAGATTTACAAGGAAGACAAATAAGTACCTCTATCAATAAAGTTACCAATGCAAAGTTTACAAAAGAAATAGAGACCAGAAATATTTCTGCAGGTGTTTATTTGTTAAGGATACAGCAAGGCAATAAAAAGGCAACTAAAAAGATTATTGTTTCTAAATAATTACAAAGTTTATTTAAAAGCCAGTATACGTATGCTGGCTTTTTTTATTCTAAAAGATGTGTTGGTAAACCATCAATACTCGTTTGATTTTTGTTTTCCCAGTACTCTTGAATTCCTTCTGGGCCTTGTTCAGATGCCCAATTGTTCAAATCATTTCTTTCTCCTTTATACTCAAAAAACGGAATGGACATTCCGCAAGAAGTTTGAGCAGATTCAATCGTAATATCAAATATTTGGCGGGTTCCCGGAGTTTCAGGAAATAAAGAAATAATGCTATTCCATTCTTCATCTTTGGGTTTAATTTCTTTTCCTTTTCCGTATAACCGTAAGATATTAGGCACTTTTTCAAAAGAACAAAACATGATGGTAATACGTTCATTTTCTGATAAATGTGCTGCAGTTTCATTACCACTTCCAGTAACATTTAGCCATAAAACACGGTTTTTATGCAGCACTTTAAAAGAATCCATTCCTTTTGGCGATAAATTAATACGTCCAGAATTTGGCGCTGTGGCAACAAAAAATATTTTTTGTGCTTCAATAAATTTTTGAAGTTTTGATGTAATTTTGGTGTAAAATTTAGACATATTTATGCATTAAAATGATCAAGAAATTCTTTCTTATATTTTTGTCCTAAAGGTATTTTATTTGAGTTGATGATTGCCAAGTTCCCTTCTATATAATCCAGTTTATTTTTGTTGATGATAAACGATTTATGAACTTGTATAAAAATAGACTTTGGCAGGGAATTATGCATCATTTTTAAAGATTTATACGTTACTAAAAAGGTATTATTTAAATGCACTTTAATATAATCTCCTAAACCTTCTATAAAATAAATGTCTTCAATTTTTATCTGGTGTAATTTTTTGTCAGATTTTACAAAGATATACGCAATGTTAGCATCCTTTAAATCTTTAATTTTTGAAACTGCTTTTAAAAAACGTTCAAAAGAAAAAGGTTTTAACAAATAATCTGTGGCATCAACTTCAAAACCTTCTAAGGCATATGCCGAATAAGCGGTTGTAAAAATTACTTTTGGCGGGTTTTTTAGCGATTTGTAAAAATCAACTCCCGAAAGTTGAGGCATATTAATATCTAAAAAAAGTAAATCAACAGTATTGCTTTTTAAATATTCTAAAGCCTCTAAAGCCTCTAAAGCATTATTACAAATATGGACTAATTCTAAATAATCAATTTTATGTATAAATGATTTTAGAACATTTTGCGAAGAGGGTTCATCATCAATTATGAGGCAACTTATATTCATTTTTCTAAATCTAACGTTAGCTTTACTGTAAAAATAGTTTCGGTATTTTCAATTGAAAAAAGATGTTGATCAGGATAAATAATGGCTAAATTTTCTTGAATATTTTTTAAACCGATTCCATGTTCTTCTTTTGAATGATCATTTGTAGATTCTTTAAAATTATTAGAAATTACAAAATCTATTTTTTTGTTTTTAGCTGTTAATTTTACATCAATATAAGGATTTTTTATACCACTTTTTAATCCGTGTTTAAAACTATTTTCAAGTAAAGGCAATAACAACATTGGGTAGATTTCTAAATCTTCATCAACTTTGTACTTAAATTTAATAGTTGAATCGTTTACATGCCTATTTTTTTCAAATTCAATGTAATTATGAAGGAGTTCAATTTCTTTTTTGATGGTTATTTTATCAGCATTTATATCATAAATAACATATCTCAAAATATCTGATAATTGTAAAATTGCTTGGGTAACTTCTTTTTTTTCATCAATTGCCAACGAATACAATACGTTTAAAGAATTGAATAAAAAATGCGGATT is a window of Polaribacter litorisediminis DNA encoding:
- a CDS encoding sensor histidine kinase, with product MQQNKLFLKGTNAHNIVVFNTVLWSCSFAILLFLFSGSSLPAKIDYIYTASFIFTLVVPVSLNLYWLLPKYLKKEKYGLFGILFVIHLIVFAQINPWLFNVLVNTFFKDYFFISYHNTIEIYFIFSVFFILTALIKLAENWVYLNQLENKTLKIQNQHIENQLYYLKGQINPHFLFNSLNVLYSLAIDEKKEVTQAILQLSDILRYVIYDINADKITIKKEIELLHNYIEFEKNRHVNDSTIKFKYKVDEDLEIYPMLLLPLLENSFKHGLKSGIKNPYIDVKLTAKNKKIDFVISNNFKESTNDHSKEEHGIGLKNIQENLAIIYPDQHLFSIENTETIFTVKLTLDLEK
- a CDS encoding S8 family serine peptidase, whose protein sequence is MNYKSFKQIFLILFLISCSIVSQSKQEIEKMTKEYDLIKLDNFSEKYANDFYAEKEKALLMAAQKGWKLKYTDSKGSHYGLIGVTKQGKPLYYKTYNADAAISTRANFLHNNGGLGLNIEGQGMTAHVWDFGIPRETHQEYDGVGGENRVSVGDGTTELGDHAAHVMGTIISSGFESAAKGMAPQAKGVAYSYENDLSTATATAADGMLISNHSYGFSTRDDDGNPSLPAFFFGGYIDESRNWDNIMFNAPYYLMVVAAGNEGNDEGINLEPLQGNFLFDKLTGQGTSKNGLVVANGQDAAINADGSLNTVERNSSSTEGPTDDLRVKPDIMGNGTGVYSTLEAADDAYASYSGTSMASPNVAGSLLLLQQYYKEKNGTFMKAATLKGLALHTADDVAAIGPDADTGWGLMNTKKAAETITTNNFQSIISEIEITQGSTYTLVVKSDGVAPLLASISWTDAPGVANTGVVNDATPVLVNDIDIRITNNSEDSSEIFMPWKLTSVVTNEKGDNIVDPYEKVEIQNALGEYTITISHKGTLAGESQNVSLIVTGVTSGIGLFTSENAKTSCGNTTSFDLNYVETIGGTTTFSVEGQPTNATVNLSDTSLSADGALTVTFGNLDNVLPGSYPINITGKNGNEITTTPIELNVIEYKFSGEEVVPAYPENGLTGITTSKVNLSWEKYTNAKTYLVEVSESPTFNSISFSENSDDLQFSIEGLQSETVYYWRIKPENTCISGDYSSINSFQTGISECPNTYVATDFSMAKIDTIAGSRAFVPINVTDTMFIDKILVTTDINHSYVQDIIISLEGPESIGSTQVVLLQNPCGEIANISNVTFDDDANPLNCNNIAPAISGPVKPINNMSAPYTGKNALGEWKLIVDDGWDLDGGQINAASISICTVQKNTNIPSLALSDIIVDKNSTYTITSSDISASTTDDVATNQIFTLVSLPTKGYLEIRGVQLSLGDQFDQHKINAGFINYVNTQTDSFSDEFKVDVTNSSKGWLPNKTINIREATLSLEKNVLEEISLWPNPTKGILNIKINNVNNEDVKISLLDLQGRQISTSINKVTNAKFTKEIETRNISAGVYLLRIQQGNKKATKKIIVSK
- a CDS encoding S8 family serine peptidase — translated: MNYKSFKQLFFILCLISFSMVSQSKLEIEKMTKEYDLIKLENLSNKFAIDFETQKNKALIMAAQKGWKLKYKDLKGAQHELVGVTKEGTPLYYKTYNVDAAISTRANFLHNGGGLGLNLEGQGMTIHVWDFGLPRLTHQEYDGIGGEDRVSIGDGTAGLGDHAGHVMGTIISSGFDPAAKGMAPQAKGVAFRYQQDAAKAADAAADGMLISNHSYGLVVRDDNDEPSLPAYYFGSYINSSRDWDAIMYNAPYYLMVTSAGNNGADNSANLEPLEGNAPYDKLTGIATSKNNLVIANGTDAEINEDGSLNSVNRSASSSEGPTDDLRIKPDLMGNGVLVYSTLTTADDDYASYSGTSMASPNVAGSLLLLQQYYNETYGNFMRAATLKGLALHTADDVDIVGPDANTGWGLMNTKVAAETITANGFESWISEEVLKNGDTFSIKVKSDGLSPLLASISWTDKPGVSIQDNITIEPNDPTPALINDLDIKVTRETDEFKPWRLTGVDSNEKGDNLVDPYERVDIMNPSAGEYTITVTHKGTLEEDQRFSLIVTGISGEFTFVADSSEKTFCSDTDAVFNFEYIPAVEGTTQFTATGAHEAMTMSFSENSLSAAGNFDITFGNLINVPAGTYEIEITGDNGSETQIRKVRFEVYHSSFDRNPSELEFPANGQKALAAKVSLLWKENLNAENYSVELSDSPSFNNILFTEEVTTLTIDIEDLQLNSVYYWRVKPKNSCADGAYSPVFSFQTGVIDCENTFTATDLSEAIIDPLVANASAIATINVSEELTVNNIIFTTDISHTSVKELTITIQDPNGNNVVVLSNSNPCLAGIADISNATFSDDGETLFCGFSAPAIRGTIKPENNMSIPFIGQNALGEWKIIVEDNAELNGGQINAASITICASAENTSIPTFTSTSVSLGGSADYVLTPANMSASTASETEEQQVFVLVALAKKGVLKKEGVALTAGDTFTQADITAGKISFTKSEIGSFTDLFIVDVTNDAKGWLPNQTISIQEGVLKVNEFSLNEISLWPNPVKGILNIKINNVNNEDVKISLFDLQGRQISTSTNKVTNTTFTKEIETRNISSGVYLLSIAQGNKKATKKIIISK
- a CDS encoding pyridoxamine 5'-phosphate oxidase family protein encodes the protein MSKFYTKITSKLQKFIEAQKIFFVATAPNSGRINLSPKGMDSFKVLHKNRVLWLNVTGSGNETAAHLSENERITIMFCSFEKVPNILRLYGKGKEIKPKDEEWNSIISLFPETPGTRQIFDITIESAQTSCGMSIPFFEYKGERNDLNNWASEQGPEGIQEYWENKNQTSIDGLPTHLLE
- a CDS encoding LytR/AlgR family response regulator transcription factor, with the protein product MNISCLIIDDEPSSQNVLKSFIHKIDYLELVHICNNALEALEALEYLKSNTVDLLFLDINMPQLSGVDFYKSLKNPPKVIFTTAYSAYALEGFEVDATDYLLKPFSFERFLKAVSKIKDLKDANIAYIFVKSDKKLHQIKIEDIYFIEGLGDYIKVHLNNTFLVTYKSLKMMHNSLPKSIFIQVHKSFIINKNKLDYIEGNLAIINSNKIPLGQKYKKEFLDHFNA